From the genome of Dermacentor andersoni chromosome 3, qqDerAnde1_hic_scaffold, whole genome shotgun sequence:
CATCTCATGACAAAGATAGGCACcctgccatgaagccacacctaACATCAAAATTCGCATTTAACTTGCATCAAAATTTCTGTAAAGCTTCTGAATTTTTGGTCGGGTTATATGCATGGCAAATCTGTACCCCGATCAATCAGCATGAAGGATATCATGCCCAAAAACAAATTCTGACCTCATCAACCTTCGGGAGAGTCAACATGGCTAGAGAAGCTCCTTTCCTGATAAGCCACGGATGATGCTTGGCTAGTGTCCTGTCATAGCTCTCCTGCGCCATCTTCCCAACAGATGCATCGTCATTGGCACTGCTGATAGCCCTAAAAAAAgcacagttttctttttattcaactTTTTATAAATTGACACAGTGTTCAAAATGCGACAGCACTCAAGTGCATACTGATGAAAGTACGTAAGCAATCATGGAGAAGAGAGAAAATATAGAACACGAAAGGgtacaaaaaagaaaggcacgaGGTGAACAGCAAGCTGCACTCTGGAACAACCAATTTAAGCAATGTTCCTACCCTCATATTACATCACACAAAGCTTAGCAATGCAGTATAGCAATGGATGCACACCTATTATCAAACGTACACAGGCTACTCCGCGTCGTCACCACATTGTGTTGTTCGGCTGCAAGATGCAATGCCAGTGTCGCTCCCGAGAGCACTTTTCGTTCCCCCAGGGTGTTAGCACTAGTAGCATGACACAGGAAGTCCCTTGAACAACCTTTAGTCAGCCTAGCGGTCGCAGGTAACATCTCTGTCATATACTAGAGCGTGCTACCTCAATTTGATGCCATTTGCACTGCCTGAATCATCAATGCACACAACAAATGTATTAATCGCTTTCATTATTCTTACCTAAGGACTGCAACTGCCTGACTCAACTTTATCCTAGAAGATGGGAATAGAGAAGTGCTTCTCGTACTGTGAACCATGGACCCCACACAGTCCTCAGAGGGGCTCAAGGAGGCTGCAGTGACTGCACCAGAGACATGCCATCTACGAGCACTGTCCATCAAAAAGCAAGCAAGATAGCCAGTAAAGCATTTTTAACGCCCTATCTACATGAAGCCAGATTCTTTATTATCAATTCCGTATAGGACAACCCGTGAACATTAAAATTCATGAAGATCTCCCAAACACGACGTGAacagagcatttttttttatttttgccttgtGCACACGCCTTTTGTGTGATACATACTCGTGGTttatgtgcttttcttcaaatgAGGCATTATACTATGTGTATGTACAAGTTATATATTGTGCATCATACGCATGCACTCTTTTCTGTTGCAATCAGTATTTTGTGTATAAGCATGTTAGCGTTGTTATGGTTATCCACATTGGTGCTGTGCTCTGTACGAGGTGTCTAAGTTCCCCACAAGATGTAATTAGTACAACTTCTTTTGGTTGGTCTTCCCCACAAATGTGTTGCAGAATAAATGCAATTCAATTCAACATTCATTCATTAACGATTCTTTCCCTTTAGGTACAGCACAGAATCAGCAGCAAACTTACAACAGGAGATACTGACAAGCAACACACAGTTTTTAGATCCCAGTGACTCAGTTGTTCCCACTCTTGCCTGTATAAGAAACTTCTTTTAATAATCTTGTTCTATGCATCGATGCAAGTACTCTCTGGTTTGTATGGTATCTTGCAGTACCACATGAAGGCGGCATAGGTAccatcacaatttcttttttttgcgtgcatTTCTTGCAATTTTGTACTGCCCTGTCTTTCAAGACCTTTAACGCTTTCGCTTACAACACGTTCTTAAACATTTACACTGGAGTACTTCTACTAGCAATACCATGCACCATCTGAAATCACAAATGAACTTTATCTATTGCGCAGATTTTACAATTCTTGGCCAGATTGGGGAGTCTGAAAATAAAACTTCGACTGCAGATATAATCGAAACTAGCCTCCAATACTCCTAGCACTACCTTAACAAAACGACGCAAGATTTGCACTTTGGTCGACTTGGCAACATAATGTTTAAGTGACAGCAGGAGCAAAAATACAGAAACCACTGTCAGGTTGTCCAATATTCCACTCCAACATTTAAGCTATATAACGTGTCTCCAACAGTAGATGCCAATGTCACAACACTAGATGCCCACAAGTGAGTGTTATGTTGATAACTGTGTTCGACTGATACTGAATGCAACATAATTTTTTCCACTGTGGCTTGCTTTTGTCCATCAGCGTTTCGACATTGTATGTACAAGTTATTACAAGCAATCCTTTCAGCTGTGTGGGGTTTTCACCTAGACAAGAGCATGCCGCctatcatgagccattccactgtgtgaaggtGGATAACCAGCAAGGCTGTGTAGCACACGATAAAGTGACACAATCTTCagcaaaggtacgaacacatttactgtcttgatcagtggtcaccgtgacgaaaggtacacatacagatttatttttatacatccgcgtCCATTTGTCTTATACATTCGTTAGATACATTAGTTTtctcatttcgcgacatattgaggcaaagaatttgagaccgaaatcaccggaTCAACTGGctgtgggccagtgccatcagtgCCTTCGCAGAGAAAGGGGCAGTATGAGAACGCTAGCGTGACGAGCGGCATCGGAGTCAGGTGTGGAAgaccacgaacgcgcgagcagtagcaCATGCGCAAGGGGCAGTACGGGACCGCTAGCATAATGAGCATCAATGGAGCcggctgtggaagacgacgatgacgacgaacgcgcaagcagtggcacgagccactGCTGATTATAACAGTTTTCACTCACACAGATTTGTTAACAGACATGAAAAGTGGATGGAACACTA
Proteins encoded in this window:
- the LOC126544040 gene encoding ceramide-1-phosphate transfer protein isoform X3; the protein is MRRAQVPSRIQRSHQGHARFSGFTGHWSSSPLCLITAASLSPSEDCVGSMVHSTRSTSLFPSSRIKLSQAVAVLRAISSANDDASVGKMAQESYDRTLAKHHPWLIRKGASLAMLTLPKVDEIFAKALPDEKKDLRQLVSSVSEEAYKVYNFTQTVYEQKNLLNLP